A window of the Arenibacter algicola genome harbors these coding sequences:
- a CDS encoding putative porin — MRYLLTLLIVFFGQAISAQEDSIPPSRNEEAGMDRRVRNLPPKKNGEDKSQEVTIRDYKIISYERDTTFLDTTISIQKEYKYNFLRRDDFELMPFANVGQPYNKLGVDFDVKDTYPKLGASAKHYNYMEVRDIDYYNVATPMSDLMFKTTFEQGQLLDALLAFNTSPRLNFSIAFKGFRSLGKYQYSEAESGNFKMTANYESKDKRYNFRAHGAAQNSLFEENGGLSNKELQFESGDSDFSDRSRLDVLFTDASNRLLGKRYYLDHQYILFGSKKDSGKIRTTSLALGHEFSYETKYYQYKQTAQNDYFGEAYDSGISDKASLKTTYNQVYAQFSNKTLGELTGFVNHYGYNYFFNSVLQTPTQLIQSQLKGDEIAAGAKYVKKIGGFRLNGSAQANISGDLSGNLLDAFASYDINENNKFKFSIHSSSHMPNFNVLLYQSDYSNYNWQHTGDFNKINNNGFQFDLESKVFGDLMAKYTSLDNYTYFASDPSQTVAEGEEQAFIKPFQEGSTINIIKVKYEKEFKWKGFALNNTVMYQNVSQSNSVLNVPEVVTRNTLYYSNFGFKKALYFQTGVTLKYFTSYNADAYNPVLGEFYSQNQEELGGFPMLDFFINARVQQTRIFLKAEHFNSSFSGNNFYAAPNYPYRDFVIRFGLVWNFFS; from the coding sequence ATGAGATATTTGTTGACACTTTTAATAGTGTTTTTTGGTCAGGCCATTAGTGCACAAGAAGATTCTATTCCCCCCTCAAGGAACGAGGAGGCCGGAATGGACCGTAGAGTCAGAAATCTTCCACCTAAAAAAAATGGGGAAGATAAGAGTCAGGAGGTGACCATTAGGGATTACAAGATTATAAGTTACGAAAGGGATACTACTTTTCTTGATACTACGATCTCCATACAGAAGGAATATAAGTACAATTTTTTGCGGAGGGACGATTTTGAGCTGATGCCATTTGCCAACGTAGGGCAGCCTTATAATAAATTGGGAGTTGATTTTGATGTAAAGGATACCTATCCCAAGTTGGGTGCCAGTGCGAAGCATTATAACTATATGGAAGTTAGGGATATTGATTATTACAATGTGGCGACCCCTATGAGCGACCTAATGTTCAAGACCACTTTTGAACAAGGACAGCTACTGGATGCCTTATTGGCTTTTAATACCTCACCAAGATTAAATTTTTCTATAGCATTTAAAGGTTTTAGGTCCTTGGGCAAATATCAGTATAGTGAGGCCGAGTCCGGGAATTTCAAGATGACGGCCAATTATGAATCCAAGGATAAGCGCTACAATTTTAGAGCGCATGGGGCGGCCCAAAACTCCTTGTTTGAGGAAAATGGGGGATTGTCCAATAAGGAATTGCAGTTTGAATCCGGGGACTCCGATTTTAGCGACCGTTCCAGGTTGGATGTACTTTTTACAGATGCCAGCAACCGGCTATTGGGAAAGAGGTATTATTTGGATCATCAATACATTTTGTTTGGCAGTAAAAAGGATTCGGGTAAGATCAGGACAACTTCTTTGGCGCTTGGGCATGAGTTTAGTTATGAGACCAAATACTATCAATATAAACAAACCGCCCAAAACGATTATTTTGGAGAGGCCTATGACTCCGGTATATCGGATAAGGCCAGTTTAAAAACTACCTATAATCAGGTCTATGCCCAATTCTCCAATAAGACATTAGGGGAATTGACAGGGTTTGTTAATCATTATGGGTACAATTATTTTTTTAATTCGGTATTGCAAACACCTACCCAGCTTATCCAAAGCCAGTTAAAGGGTGATGAAATCGCTGCCGGGGCCAAATATGTAAAGAAGATTGGTGGTTTTCGGTTGAATGGTTCGGCCCAGGCCAATATCTCAGGGGATCTGTCCGGAAATTTATTGGATGCCTTTGCCAGTTATGACATTAATGAGAACAACAAGTTTAAATTTTCTATACACTCGTCTTCGCATATGCCCAATTTTAATGTTCTGTTATATCAGAGTGATTACAGTAATTACAATTGGCAACATACTGGGGATTTTAATAAGATAAACAACAACGGTTTTCAATTTGATCTGGAATCCAAGGTTTTTGGCGATTTAATGGCTAAATATACTTCTTTGGACAATTACACCTACTTTGCTTCGGATCCGTCCCAAACTGTGGCTGAAGGAGAGGAACAGGCGTTTATTAAACCCTTTCAGGAGGGAAGTACCATTAATATTATTAAGGTCAAATATGAAAAGGAATTTAAATGGAAGGGGTTTGCGCTGAACAATACGGTAATGTATCAAAATGTTTCCCAGAGCAATAGTGTTTTAAACGTGCCGGAAGTAGTTACAAGAAACACCTTGTATTATTCCAACTTCGGGTTTAAAAAGGCCCTATACTTCCAAACAGGGGTGACCCTCAAATATTTTACATCCTATAATGCAGATGCCTATAATCCGGTATTGGGAGAATTCTATTCCCAGAACCAGGAGGAATTGGGAGGTTTTCCTATGCTGGACTTTTTTATTAATGCCCGAGTGCAGCAAACAAGGATATTCTTAAAGGCAGAACATTTTAACTCTTCTTTTTCTGGCAATAATTTTTATGCCGCTCCCAATTATCCTTACAGGGATTTTGTGATACGATTTGGATTGGTTTGGAATTTCTTCTCATAG
- a CDS encoding ribonuclease HII has protein sequence MEQFCHSYFEAGTDEAGRGCLAGPVTAAAVILPKDFTNDIINDSKILSATKRDILRPIIETNASSFGIAHIFPDEIDKINILNASFLAMHKALDQLETKPEFIIVDGNRFTPYHNIPHACIVKGDGKYLSIAAASILAKTFRDAYMEKIHLEYPMYNWLKNKGYPTKEHREAIRKYGITKYHRKTFRQLPDQLKLDV, from the coding sequence ATGGAACAATTTTGCCATTCTTACTTTGAAGCCGGAACGGATGAAGCCGGTCGTGGTTGTTTGGCAGGACCTGTAACCGCTGCGGCCGTTATTCTGCCTAAAGATTTTACGAATGACATCATTAACGACTCAAAAATTCTGTCTGCTACAAAAAGGGATATATTGAGGCCAATTATTGAAACAAATGCCTCCAGCTTTGGAATTGCCCATATATTTCCAGATGAAATTGACAAAATCAATATTTTGAACGCGTCTTTTCTCGCAATGCACAAAGCCCTAGATCAATTGGAGACCAAGCCCGAATTTATCATTGTGGATGGGAACAGGTTTACCCCCTACCACAACATCCCCCATGCCTGCATTGTAAAAGGGGACGGCAAATACCTCAGCATTGCCGCTGCATCCATCCTGGCCAAAACCTTCAGGGATGCCTACATGGAGAAAATTCATTTGGAATACCCCATGTACAATTGGTTAAAAAACAAAGGCTACCCCACCAAGGAACACAGAGAGGCCATACGTAAGTACGGTATCACCAAATATCATCGAAAAACTTTTAGACAATTACCAGATCAATTAAAACTGGACGTTTAA
- a CDS encoding OmpA family protein → MNPFKIFPRAIPAFLLLFFFSTALQGQILKKLGKRAERAVERTVENRVDREASKKTDEVLDSILEPGSKGPSTNPQVENPLPPAGQENPGGNIGNSKDMPSTGGVKTIEVYSKFDYVPGDKPLFYDDFSNEFIGDFPSKWNTNGGGEVVSINDSSEKWLELISGYNIYFIPDIPNLPEEYTIEFDVMALGLDNKTSSTAFLRVALSDDDKFKDGANFVHAHIPFCLYSPIGITMANHINNKREIYSVVKADLRDEIVDRPHISVAVNKQRFRLWVNEEKHIDIPRMVPQGAILKSLKFHMNNFKDGKERIFISNLKVAEGGVDLRRKLISEGEVSTNGILFDSGSANIQPQSMGIIRQISQVLQEENGMNLMIIGHTDADGPEDTNLSLSQKRAAAVKNALVSVYGISDSRLQTQGKGENEPIGDNNTPDGKAQNRRVVFKKI, encoded by the coding sequence ATGAATCCTTTCAAAATATTCCCCAGAGCAATTCCCGCTTTTCTATTGCTATTCTTCTTTTCCACCGCCCTTCAAGGACAAATATTGAAAAAACTGGGAAAGCGGGCAGAAAGGGCTGTAGAACGGACTGTAGAAAACAGGGTAGACAGGGAAGCCTCAAAAAAGACAGATGAAGTATTGGACAGCATCTTGGAGCCCGGCAGCAAGGGTCCTTCCACCAACCCTCAGGTTGAGAACCCACTACCTCCAGCTGGACAGGAAAATCCGGGAGGTAATATTGGCAATAGTAAAGATATGCCCTCTACGGGTGGCGTAAAAACCATTGAGGTATACAGTAAGTTTGACTATGTACCCGGTGACAAACCTCTGTTTTATGATGATTTCTCGAATGAGTTCATTGGAGATTTTCCTTCCAAATGGAATACCAACGGTGGCGGGGAAGTTGTATCCATAAATGACTCCAGTGAAAAGTGGTTAGAATTGATTTCTGGATACAACATTTATTTTATTCCAGACATACCAAATCTACCTGAGGAATACACCATTGAATTTGATGTAATGGCCCTTGGATTGGACAACAAGACTTCTTCTACGGCATTTCTTAGAGTAGCACTAAGTGATGACGACAAATTTAAGGACGGTGCCAATTTCGTACATGCCCATATCCCTTTTTGCTTATATTCCCCAATAGGCATCACCATGGCCAATCACATTAATAACAAAAGGGAAATATACAGTGTAGTCAAGGCCGATCTAAGAGATGAGATTGTGGACAGACCACATATTTCCGTCGCCGTGAATAAGCAGCGGTTTCGATTATGGGTCAACGAAGAAAAACATATCGATATCCCTAGGATGGTTCCTCAAGGAGCTATATTGAAATCTTTAAAATTTCATATGAACAATTTTAAGGATGGAAAGGAACGTATTTTTATCTCCAATTTGAAAGTTGCAGAAGGAGGGGTAGACCTTAGACGGAAATTGATTTCCGAGGGGGAAGTCTCCACCAATGGTATTTTGTTCGATTCAGGATCGGCCAACATCCAACCACAATCCATGGGAATCATTCGACAAATTTCTCAAGTTTTACAGGAAGAAAACGGAATGAACCTAATGATCATTGGACATACAGACGCCGATGGCCCAGAAGATACCAATTTAAGCCTGTCCCAAAAGCGAGCTGCAGCAGTGAAAAACGCCTTGGTTAGCGTTTATGGTATTTCAGACAGCCGTTTGCAAACCCAAGGCAAGGGAGAAAACGAACCCATAGGGGACAATAATACTCCCGACGGCAAAGCCCAAAACAGGCGTGTAGTTTTCAAAAAAATATAA
- a CDS encoding TapB family protein — translation MRTLILIYSLFLVSSTALSQNCSKYYPMEEGTSFQYTMTNKKGKTEGITDYSITNVENSGGVTTATMNMKFTDEKGKEIFVSDYKLNCTGDVVKIDYNSLVPAQMMKQYTDMGMEMEISGTDIELPNDLSVGQGLDDANVAMSIKMTGMNMNIKVDQLNRIVEKKESVNTPAGTYECYVITQDNVSETMGVKQTMQSKLWLAEGVGMVKQETYNKKGDLTTQMLLTKFNN, via the coding sequence ATGAGAACACTTATCCTAATTTATAGCCTTTTCCTTGTTTCCTCAACAGCATTGTCCCAGAACTGTAGTAAATACTACCCAATGGAAGAAGGTACAAGTTTTCAATATACCATGACCAACAAAAAAGGAAAGACAGAAGGAATAACCGACTACTCCATTACAAATGTTGAAAATTCAGGTGGCGTTACTACCGCCACAATGAATATGAAGTTTACCGATGAAAAAGGAAAGGAAATATTTGTATCCGATTACAAGCTTAACTGTACAGGGGATGTAGTCAAGATAGACTACAATTCACTGGTACCGGCACAAATGATGAAACAATATACGGATATGGGGATGGAAATGGAGATTAGTGGAACAGACATAGAGTTGCCCAACGACCTTAGTGTCGGACAGGGCTTAGACGACGCCAATGTAGCCATGTCCATCAAAATGACTGGCATGAACATGAATATTAAAGTGGACCAGCTAAATAGGATAGTGGAAAAAAAAGAAAGTGTCAACACGCCAGCAGGAACCTATGAGTGTTACGTGATAACCCAGGACAATGTTTCTGAGACCATGGGCGTAAAACAAACAATGCAATCCAAGTTATGGCTTGCAGAAGGAGTAGGAATGGTAAAGCAGGAAACCTACAATAAAAAAGGTGATCTTACCACCCAAATGCTTCTCACCAAGTTCAATAACTAA
- the lipB gene encoding lipoyl(octanoyl) transferase LipB, which translates to MNKSILLEDLGHKDYKETWDYQEELFQSILDLKIKNRREGSQLETPNHFLFVEHPHVYTLGKSGDMDNLLVDENVLTEKGAKFYKINRGGDITYHGPGQIVGYPILDLDNFFTDIHKYLRFLEEMVILTLADYGLNAERSNGETGVWLDVGTPFARKICAMGVRASRWVTMHGFALNVNADLGYFDLMIPCGIKGKAVTSLNVELGKKEVDMNEVKQKLLKHFETLFEAEIIKQKTEV; encoded by the coding sequence GGATTACCAGGAAGAATTGTTCCAGTCTATTTTGGACTTAAAAATTAAGAATAGGAGGGAGGGCTCCCAGCTGGAAACGCCCAATCATTTTTTGTTTGTAGAGCATCCGCATGTATATACTTTGGGTAAAAGCGGGGATATGGATAACCTATTGGTAGATGAAAACGTACTTACCGAAAAAGGCGCAAAATTCTACAAAATAAACAGGGGTGGGGACATCACCTATCACGGGCCTGGACAGATTGTGGGCTACCCTATTCTTGATCTTGATAATTTCTTTACAGACATTCATAAATACCTCAGGTTTTTGGAAGAGATGGTGATTCTTACCTTGGCCGACTACGGGCTAAACGCAGAGCGATCCAACGGGGAAACCGGAGTTTGGTTGGACGTAGGTACCCCATTCGCCAGAAAGATCTGTGCCATGGGCGTACGAGCCAGTAGGTGGGTTACCATGCATGGTTTTGCCTTGAACGTAAATGCCGATCTGGGCTATTTTGATCTGATGATTCCCTGTGGGATCAAAGGCAAAGCGGTAACTTCGTTGAATGTAGAGCTAGGTAAAAAGGAAGTGGATATGAACGAGGTGAAACAAAAGCTGCTGAAGCATTTTGAAACGCTTTTTGAAGCAGAAATTATAAAACAAAAAACCGAGGTGTAA